One genomic region from Microcystis panniformis FACHB-1757 encodes:
- a CDS encoding cyanobactin biosynthesis PatC/TenC/TruC family protein: MASKPKGAPESTPAAANVDQPTTEKPKIEQPETTQPKAKYVPATGLEDYGRWKTMFKDRKANPNDPPFRRGRIWC; this comes from the coding sequence ATGGCTAGTAAACCTAAAGGTGCGCCAGAATCAACACCCGCTGCTGCGAATGTTGACCAACCAACCACGGAAAAACCCAAGATTGAGCAACCAGAAACAACTCAACCTAAAGCTAAATACGTTCCCGCCACTGGTTTAGAAGATTACGGACGCTGGAAAACCATGTTCAAAGATCGCAAGGCGAATCCCAATGATCCGCCGTTTCGTCGGGGTCGAATTTGGTGTTAA
- a CDS encoding Uma2 family endonuclease, with protein sequence MSAITPTAQPATTIQEPSTTVYCDSPLPDHTQLPDKDGSFVKNYQEPPQADLLTDTITPLLEQLHPDGNYCLGRDCGIYWRLPEHPESLEKGAVAPDWFYVPHVPTTIDGQVRRSFVMWKETIEPVIALEFVSGNGEEERDKTPVKGKFWIYERAIQIPFYGIYEVNKAQIEMYQLVNGRYQKMTPNQRGHYTIVPLKVELGIWQGEYQNQSFPWLRWWDGEGNLLLTSQESTQQERQRAEQERQRADRLAEQLRALGIEPED encoded by the coding sequence ATGAGTGCAATCACCCCAACGGCACAACCCGCAACCACAATTCAGGAACCTTCGACCACGGTTTATTGCGATTCCCCTTTACCCGACCACACCCAACTCCCGGATAAAGATGGAAGTTTTGTGAAAAACTATCAAGAGCCTCCCCAAGCAGACCTTTTAACGGATACTATTACACCCCTTTTAGAACAATTACATCCTGACGGTAATTACTGTCTGGGTCGAGATTGTGGGATTTATTGGCGATTGCCAGAGCATCCAGAATCCCTAGAAAAAGGTGCTGTTGCTCCCGATTGGTTTTATGTTCCCCATGTCCCCACGACTATTGATGGTCAAGTCCGGCGTTCTTTTGTGATGTGGAAAGAAACCATTGAACCGGTCATTGCCTTAGAATTTGTCTCAGGTAATGGTGAAGAAGAACGGGATAAAACGCCTGTTAAGGGTAAATTTTGGATCTATGAGCGAGCGATTCAAATTCCTTTTTATGGAATTTATGAAGTTAACAAGGCCCAGATCGAGATGTACCAGTTAGTTAATGGTCGTTACCAAAAAATGACTCCTAATCAGCGCGGTCATTATACCATTGTTCCTTTAAAGGTAGAGTTAGGAATTTGGCAGGGGGAATACCAAAATCAATCCTTTCCCTGGCTTCGCTGGTGGGATGGGGAAGGTAACTTGTTGTTAACTTCCCAGGAATCTACTCAACAGGAACGACAACGAGCCGAACAGGAACGACAACGAGCCGATCGCCTAGCGGAACAGTTAAGGGCCTTGGGGATAGAACCTGAAGATTAA
- a CDS encoding S8 family peptidase yields the protein MPDLNAIPGMTALRSHTKGDPRIKIAVLDGPIDLDRACFQGANITRLDPYWSEEFPIDPQHLQAFLDIEKSDKSDEEKEYLFKEAIPDENILHSLHLRFHANHIISTICGQPDSPVEGIAPQATVINIPIAYSNEDFINPLNLSRAISTAIEQGVNIIHCAACHPTQSGLAHEFIDKAIRQAQANNILVIAPGGNDKGECWCVPAVLENVLTVGAMKDTGEPFKFSNFGGKYATQGILAPGENILGAQPGTDDPIRKKGTSCAAPIVTGTAALLMSLQLEQGLSPDAEAVRAALINSAIPCDPKEVEEPERCLLGKINIAGAYELLTGEKLQTVEADNNSSNNIIESAVIPMTVTTSVIPSNTTEMATQGTIVTTPTAATLEPVIAPSNASENVSSTGLIQNNQTNKNIVFNSVVPSQRSNLVYVLGTLGYDFGTEARRDTFKQLMPTITIDNLELPSNPYDARQMVDYLESNLSETKSLIWTVNLELTPIYAIKPVGAFAAEIYQVMQYMLAGQILPEADEDYIERVSIPGLLTEETVRLFSGQIVPVIKVNSPRGMYGWKVNTLIESAIETVRTEHEIADEARMRRSLTSFLNRIYYDLRNVGQIARDRALNFAATNAFQAVQTFSQAVAMGMELHSIEVEKSPFCRYGSECWDVKLKFFDPENGLRAKRVFRFTIDVSDRTPVTLGEVRSWAVSK from the coding sequence ATGCCTGATCTCAATGCTATCCCCGGAATGACTGCTCTTCGCTCCCATACCAAAGGCGATCCCCGCATCAAAATTGCCGTTCTTGATGGACCGATTGACTTAGATCGCGCCTGTTTCCAAGGAGCAAATATTACCCGCCTTGATCCCTATTGGTCGGAAGAATTTCCCATCGATCCCCAACACTTACAAGCCTTTTTAGATATAGAAAAAAGTGACAAAAGTGATGAAGAAAAAGAGTATCTGTTCAAAGAAGCTATCCCTGATGAAAACATCCTCCACAGTTTGCATTTGCGCTTCCATGCTAACCATATTATCAGCACCATTTGTGGCCAGCCAGATTCACCCGTAGAAGGGATTGCTCCTCAGGCTACTGTAATTAATATTCCCATCGCCTATAGCAACGAAGATTTTATTAATCCTCTCAATCTTTCTCGCGCAATTAGTACCGCTATTGAACAGGGAGTTAATATTATCCATTGTGCCGCTTGTCACCCAACTCAAAGCGGATTAGCGCACGAATTTATTGATAAAGCAATTCGTCAAGCTCAAGCTAATAATATCCTGGTGATTGCCCCCGGAGGTAATGATAAAGGAGAGTGTTGGTGCGTTCCTGCGGTATTAGAAAATGTCCTGACAGTAGGAGCAATGAAAGATACAGGTGAGCCATTTAAATTTAGTAATTTTGGCGGTAAATATGCAACGCAAGGGATTCTCGCTCCAGGAGAGAATATTTTAGGCGCTCAACCCGGAACCGATGACCCCATCCGCAAAAAAGGGACTAGCTGCGCCGCTCCCATTGTGACAGGAACAGCCGCTTTATTAATGAGTTTGCAATTAGAACAGGGGTTATCTCCCGACGCAGAAGCAGTAAGAGCCGCCTTAATTAATAGTGCCATCCCTTGCGATCCTAAGGAAGTAGAAGAACCGGAACGCTGTTTATTAGGAAAAATCAATATTGCGGGTGCTTATGAACTGCTGACGGGAGAGAAATTACAAACTGTTGAAGCGGATAACAATTCGTCGAATAATATCATAGAATCGGCGGTAATTCCGATGACAGTGACCACCTCGGTTATCCCATCCAATACAACCGAGATGGCGACTCAGGGAACAATTGTAACCACCCCAACAGCAGCGACACTAGAACCGGTGATCGCTCCTAGCAATGCTTCAGAAAATGTTTCCTCAACCGGATTAATACAAAATAATCAAACAAATAAAAATATTGTCTTTAATAGTGTCGTTCCTAGTCAACGTTCAAACCTCGTTTATGTGTTAGGAACTTTAGGCTATGATTTCGGCACAGAAGCGCGTCGGGATACCTTTAAACAGTTAATGCCAACCATCACGATCGATAATCTTGAATTACCATCCAATCCCTACGATGCGCGGCAAATGGTAGATTATTTAGAAAGTAATTTATCAGAAACTAAGTCTTTAATTTGGACAGTCAATTTAGAACTAACTCCCATCTATGCAATTAAACCAGTGGGAGCCTTCGCCGCTGAGATTTATCAAGTCATGCAATATATGTTAGCGGGTCAAATATTGCCAGAAGCAGACGAAGATTATATTGAAAGGGTGAGTATCCCCGGTCTTCTTACTGAGGAAACCGTGAGACTTTTTTCTGGTCAAATTGTTCCCGTCATTAAAGTTAATAGTCCGCGAGGAATGTATGGCTGGAAAGTTAATACTTTGATTGAATCAGCCATAGAAACTGTTCGCACGGAACATGAAATCGCCGATGAAGCGAGGATGCGGCGTTCTCTAACCAGTTTCTTAAATCGCATTTATTATGACTTACGCAACGTCGGACAAATCGCCCGGGATCGCGCTTTAAATTTTGCCGCTACTAACGCTTTTCAAGCGGTACAAACCTTCTCCCAGGCAGTAGCAATGGGAATGGAATTACACAGTATTGAAGTGGAAAAAAGCCCCTTCTGTCGCTATGGAAGTGAATGCTGGGATGTGAAATTAAAATTCTTCGATCCCGAAAATGGTCTGCGGGCCAAACGAGTTTTTCGCTTTACCATTGATGTTAGCGATCGCACCCCTGTAACTTTAGGTGAAGTGCGTTCTTGGGCTGTTTCTAAATAG
- a CDS encoding gamma-glutamylcyclotransferase family protein, giving the protein MMEVFVYGTLKPKESNYSAYCAGKVINSKTAYTKGYLYHLTALGYPGLTEGDGWVKGILLTFNADYDIGLLDGLEDYQPGRDPEENEYQRRRIPIYNLERELIGEAWGYMMTPAKIAFHGGIWLPSGWWTSSDRE; this is encoded by the coding sequence ATGATGGAAGTTTTTGTTTATGGAACACTAAAACCTAAGGAGAGTAACTATTCTGCCTACTGTGCGGGAAAAGTGATCAACTCTAAAACCGCCTACACAAAGGGGTATTTATACCATCTTACCGCCCTCGGTTATCCCGGACTGACCGAGGGGGATGGCTGGGTGAAGGGAATTTTATTGACTTTTAACGCAGATTATGATATTGGGCTTTTGGATGGTTTGGAAGATTATCAACCCGGCAGAGATCCAGAAGAAAACGAGTATCAGCGTCGCAGAATTCCTATTTATAATCTAGAGCGAGAATTAATCGGCGAAGCTTGGGGATATATGATGACACCGGCAAAAATAGCTTTTCATGGCGGTATTTGGCTGCCTTCCGGTTGGTGGACCAGTAGCGATCGAGAATAG
- the psb35 gene encoding photosystem II assembly protein Psb35, giving the protein MYLLLEVASGKFPVYFVAVYVVGFLAAVTIGSIAWYNSKRPVGWEDAQRPDIVPEVKTEVDSDSQS; this is encoded by the coding sequence ATGTATCTACTCCTAGAAGTGGCCAGTGGCAAATTCCCCGTTTATTTCGTGGCAGTTTATGTGGTCGGTTTTCTCGCTGCTGTCACCATCGGTTCGATCGCTTGGTACAATTCTAAACGCCCGGTCGGTTGGGAAGATGCCCAAAGACCCGATATTGTCCCTGAAGTGAAGACAGAGGTGGATTCTGATTCTCAATCCTAG
- a CDS encoding helix-turn-helix domain-containing protein, whose amino-acid sequence MQSGQLEQILGRELQRYRQEKGWSQEYLAEVTGLHRTYISQLERGLKSPSVRVLSHITNALGLRMSEFLYSVEESLSVNERRD is encoded by the coding sequence ATGCAATCTGGTCAACTAGAGCAAATTTTAGGACGAGAGCTACAGCGTTATCGCCAAGAAAAAGGGTGGTCGCAAGAGTATTTGGCGGAAGTAACAGGTCTGCATAGAACTTACATTAGTCAACTAGAGCGAGGATTAAAAAGTCCATCGGTGAGAGTGCTTAGTCATATTACTAATGCTTTAGGTCTGAGGATGAGTGAATTTTTGTATTCCGTAGAGGAATCCCTAAGTGTTAACGAACGACGAGACTAA
- a CDS encoding energy-coupling factor transporter transmembrane component T family protein — protein sequence MDLLRSLPIGLYLDQPITRLHQLDARVKFIWLMAFLAAPLLANPWWRLALVGLLMFLTLLAPIPPRVWRQQMGWLIFLAIIVFLITAITPDGLGVSIQPRLPDEGLNLPPASDYQYVLWDRGRLFVTRRSLELAVRISTLVFTLIYSTNLFLLTTAPEEITEGLENLMSPLRRFNVPVTEISLTLTLSLRFIPLVLEEVQNLARAVRTRAIDWQKLGIKKSLNVWLTVVEKLLDNLLLRAEQIAIAMEVRGFTSPNQHQVRWHELKLRWADLIALFLLIPFWAARLVWGGL from the coding sequence ATGGATTTATTGCGAAGTTTGCCCATCGGTCTTTATCTCGATCAACCGATTACCCGACTACATCAACTAGATGCGCGGGTAAAATTTATCTGGTTAATGGCTTTTTTAGCAGCACCTTTATTAGCTAATCCTTGGTGGCGTTTAGCTTTGGTGGGATTGTTAATGTTTTTAACCCTGTTAGCTCCTATTCCCCCCCGCGTCTGGCGGCAACAGATGGGCTGGCTGATATTTTTAGCGATTATCGTCTTTCTGATTACTGCTATCACTCCCGATGGTTTAGGGGTGAGTATTCAGCCGCGTTTACCGGATGAAGGGCTGAATTTACCGCCAGCAAGTGATTATCAGTATGTTTTATGGGATAGAGGTCGTTTATTTGTTACCCGACGTTCTTTGGAATTAGCAGTGAGAATTAGTACCTTAGTTTTTACTTTAATTTATAGCACTAATCTCTTTTTATTGACGACGGCCCCGGAAGAAATTACCGAAGGTTTAGAGAATTTAATGAGTCCTTTACGGCGATTTAATGTGCCGGTGACGGAAATTTCTCTGACTCTGACCCTCTCTTTGCGCTTTATTCCCCTGGTTTTAGAAGAAGTGCAAAATCTAGCTAGGGCAGTGAGAACTAGGGCGATCGATTGGCAAAAATTAGGGATTAAAAAGAGTTTAAACGTCTGGTTAACAGTAGTGGAAAAATTACTAGATAATTTGCTTTTGCGCGCCGAACAAATAGCGATCGCTATGGAGGTTCGCGGTTTTACCAGTCCCAATCAGCATCAAGTACGCTGGCACGAATTAAAGTTAAGATGGGCTGATTTGATCGCTTTATTTTTGTTAATTCCCTTTTGGGCAGCCCGATTAGTTTGGGGGGGTTTATAG
- a CDS encoding Ig-like domain-containing protein: MALQEGTYTWEYGDTTQALWFTASYNTVTNQWTVDMKKGSMDLNALWWSNGDSNADGNIVLSKADNSLNMNGTGIVWDGYDKISDTGLTGTEHNGSSLLTAGNTYTYSYSKDQGVEIEALLAGGVVTLGVRATSVNGTDGIKAVDGQFVFVPYDNTPPTVTVDIVDASLNDGTNSSLVTFEFSEDVTGFADGDVSVSGGTLSDFTQVDGNSYTAIFTADDGVETIGSVSVAADSYSDLVGNNGGAGSDTVTIDTKNPTLAVDIVDASLNDGTNSSLVTFEFSEDVTGFADGDVSVSGGTLSDFTQVDGNSYTAIFTADDGVETIGSVSVAADSYSDLVGNNGGAGSDTVTIDTKNPTLAVDIVDASLNDGTNSSLVTFEFSEDVTGFDNSDVNISGGTLSDFTQVDGNSYTAIFTADDGVETIGSVSVAADSYSDLVGNNGGAGTDTVTIDTLNPTVGITFDNSPLTGQNFSTTVTFQFSEAVSFTASNVTLANGVLSNFTGSGSSYTATFTATDFQSPTGTVAVSNDYFDILGNQGVANSANIALTVGGGPDPNDGPSGGDSVIGSGTLGADFITGSNGNDNLSGIDGNDTINGGDGNDTINGGTGADIISGGTGNDNIIGLGGFDLIYGGSGNDTINGGNGIDTIVGGFGNDSLTGGGGDTFRFLSIYDQQDVITGFNDTIVFDITGASAFTALGSGALGTTTYTGAIAGGYLTYSGGVLSYDADGSAGSTFSPLAIVTLTGTLTPTLSDTKVLFQAL, encoded by the coding sequence ATGGCATTGCAGGAAGGCACTTACACCTGGGAATACGGCGACACTACCCAGGCTCTCTGGTTCACCGCTTCTTACAACACGGTCACAAATCAGTGGACTGTTGATATGAAGAAGGGGTCGATGGATCTCAACGCGTTGTGGTGGTCTAATGGCGATAGCAACGCGGATGGCAATATAGTTCTTTCCAAGGCTGACAACAGTCTCAATATGAATGGGACTGGTATCGTCTGGGATGGATACGACAAGATTTCCGATACGGGGTTAACGGGAACGGAGCATAATGGCAGCAGTCTTCTTACTGCGGGTAATACCTACACTTACAGCTACAGCAAGGATCAAGGGGTAGAGATCGAAGCGCTGTTGGCGGGGGGTGTTGTCACCCTTGGTGTCAGAGCCACAAGCGTCAACGGCACCGACGGTATCAAGGCGGTAGATGGACAATTTGTTTTCGTTCCCTACGACAATACCCCACCCACAGTGACGGTCGATATCGTTGATGCTTCCTTGAACGATGGAACTAATAGTTCTCTCGTTACCTTTGAGTTCAGCGAAGATGTCACCGGTTTTGCCGACGGTGATGTGAGCGTCAGCGGCGGAACCCTGAGCGACTTCACCCAGGTGGATGGCAACAGCTATACGGCCATCTTCACGGCCGATGATGGGGTGGAAACCATTGGCTCGGTGTCCGTGGCAGCCGATAGCTACAGTGATCTTGTCGGTAACAATGGTGGAGCCGGCTCGGATACGGTGACGATTGATACCAAAAATCCGACCCTTGCAGTCGATATCGTTGATGCTTCCTTGAACGACGGAACTAACAGTTCTCTCGTTACCTTTGAATTCAGCGAAGATGTCACCGGTTTTGCCGACGGTGATGTGAGCGTCAGCGGCGGAACCCTGAGCGACTTCACCCAGGTGGATGGCAACAGCTATACGGCCATCTTCACGGCCGATGATGGGGTGGAAACCATTGGCTCGGTGTCCGTGGCAGCCGATAGCTACAGTGATCTTGTCGGTAACAATGGTGGAGCCGGCTCGGATACGGTGACGATTGATACCAAAAATCCGACCCTTGCAGTCGATATCGTTGATGCTTCCTTGAACGACGGAACTAACAGTTCTCTCGTTACCTTTGAATTCAGCGAAGATGTCACCGGTTTTGACAACAGTGATGTGAACATCAGCGGCGGAACCCTGAGCGACTTCACCCAGGTGGATGGCAACAGCTATACGGCCATCTTCACGGCCGACGATGGGGTGGAAACCATTGGCTCGGTGTCCGTGGCAGCCGATAGCTACAGTGATCTTGTCGGTAACAATGGTGGAGCGGGTACGGATACGGTGACGATTGATACACTTAATCCGACCGTGGGCATCACCTTCGACAACTCACCGCTCACTGGCCAGAACTTTAGCACTACAGTTACCTTCCAGTTCAGCGAAGCCGTAAGTTTCACGGCCAGTAATGTCACCCTAGCCAACGGGGTGTTGAGCAACTTCACTGGCAGCGGCAGCAGCTACACCGCCACCTTCACCGCGACTGACTTCCAGTCGCCAACGGGAACAGTGGCGGTGTCCAACGACTATTTCGATATACTTGGCAACCAGGGTGTTGCCAATTCGGCCAACATCGCCCTGACCGTGGGCGGCGGTCCTGACCCGAATGATGGGCCGTCTGGAGGCGACAGTGTGATTGGCTCAGGTACACTTGGCGCGGATTTCATCACTGGATCAAATGGTAACGACAACCTTAGCGGCATCGACGGCAACGACACCATCAATGGCGGCGACGGCAATGACACCATCAACGGCGGCACCGGCGCCGACATTATCAGCGGCGGCACCGGCAACGACAACATCATCGGACTCGGCGGCTTTGATCTGATCTACGGCGGATCTGGCAATGATACCATCAATGGTGGTAATGGTATTGACACCATCGTCGGCGGGTTCGGCAACGATTCCCTCACCGGTGGCGGCGGCGACACCTTCCGGTTTCTGAGCATCTACGACCAGCAGGATGTGATCACCGGTTTCAACGACACCATCGTGTTCGATATAACCGGTGCCAGCGCCTTCACAGCCTTGGGTAGCGGGGCTTTGGGAACCACAACCTACACCGGTGCAATTGCTGGCGGTTACCTCACCTACAGCGGCGGGGTACTCTCCTACGATGCCGATGGCTCTGCGGGATCAACCTTCAGTCCGTTGGCGATTGTCACGTTGACCGGAACTCTCACCCCCACCCTCTCCGACACCAAAGTGCTGTTCCAGGCGCTCTAG
- the recQ gene encoding DNA helicase RecQ: MAAIDSLEKVLKYHFGYDQFRPNQRQIIEAALNNQDLLVIMPTGGGKSLCFQLPALIKKGVTVVVSPLIALMQDQVTALADNGIGATFLNSTLNAKQVRERESLILQGKIKLLYVAPERLLSPSFLDFLAVIDNYLGLACLAVDEAHCVSDWGHDFRPEYRQIKQVRQRFPSAPILALTATATQQVREDIIQQLGLRDTSIHIASFNRPNLYYEVRSKTSKSYQQLYQYIKGQKGSGIVYCISRKTVDKVAEQLQKDGIDALPYHAGMDDRERSENQTRFIRDDVQIMVATIAFGMGINKPDVRFVVHYDLPRNLEGYYQESGRAGRDGEPAKCTLFFSFADARKIEYFINQKTEQNEQQKARQQLRQVLDYAEGTECRRSSVLGYFGESFSGNCGNCDNCRNGNNSEDWTIEAQKFLSCVARTGQKFGMMHIINVLRGGKGERITQYQHHLLSTYGIGKDKTVGEWKRLSRSLVQQNLLVETEDNFRILKLNQNSWEVMRKQRSVFIAVPQKANGQILGDDNPNTLESDLLFERLRQLRKKIADSQGVPPYVIFHDSSLRLMAQSKPRSLGEFRQISGVVQSKVQQYGDIFIAAINDFCQDSLPSTQFLTLQYYQDGLNAEEIARKRSLKVSTIYEHLAKLLEAGYEIDINQLVSKNKQEYIRLAIKKVGDQSLKTLKENLGDNYSYEEIKLVVAWQRRPRQ; encoded by the coding sequence ATGGCTGCAATTGACTCTTTAGAAAAAGTCTTAAAATATCACTTTGGCTACGATCAATTTCGACCGAATCAACGCCAAATAATTGAGGCTGCTTTAAATAATCAGGATTTATTAGTAATTATGCCCACTGGAGGCGGTAAATCTCTCTGTTTTCAGCTACCTGCTTTAATCAAAAAAGGGGTGACGGTGGTGGTTTCTCCCCTAATTGCTTTAATGCAGGATCAAGTAACTGCTTTAGCTGATAATGGCATCGGGGCAACATTTCTCAATAGCACTTTAAATGCTAAACAAGTCAGAGAAAGAGAATCTTTAATCCTGCAAGGAAAAATTAAACTGTTATATGTCGCGCCAGAAAGATTATTATCGCCTAGTTTTTTAGATTTTTTAGCTGTTATTGATAATTACCTTGGTTTAGCCTGTTTAGCGGTAGATGAAGCTCACTGTGTCTCCGATTGGGGTCATGATTTTCGCCCTGAATATCGACAAATTAAACAAGTTCGTCAACGCTTTCCCTCTGCACCAATTCTGGCTTTAACTGCCACCGCTACCCAACAGGTTAGGGAAGATATTATCCAACAATTAGGATTGCGAGATACTTCCATTCATATTGCTAGTTTTAATCGTCCTAATCTTTATTATGAAGTTCGATCTAAAACCAGTAAATCTTATCAGCAATTGTATCAATATATTAAAGGACAAAAAGGATCAGGAATAGTTTACTGTATCAGCCGGAAAACCGTCGATAAAGTTGCCGAACAGTTACAAAAAGATGGTATTGATGCCCTACCCTATCACGCCGGTATGGATGATCGGGAAAGAAGCGAAAATCAAACCCGTTTTATTCGGGATGATGTGCAGATTATGGTGGCAACAATTGCCTTCGGTATGGGGATTAATAAACCAGATGTGCGCTTTGTCGTTCATTATGATTTACCCCGCAATTTAGAGGGATATTATCAAGAATCGGGCCGCGCCGGTAGGGACGGAGAACCGGCTAAATGTACCCTCTTTTTTAGCTTTGCAGATGCCAGAAAAATTGAGTATTTTATTAACCAAAAAACCGAGCAAAATGAACAACAGAAAGCTCGTCAACAATTGCGACAGGTGTTAGATTATGCCGAAGGGACTGAATGCAGAAGATCGAGTGTACTAGGCTACTTTGGCGAAAGTTTTTCAGGTAACTGTGGTAACTGTGATAACTGTCGGAATGGTAACAATTCCGAGGATTGGACAATCGAGGCACAAAAATTTTTATCCTGTGTGGCGCGGACGGGACAAAAATTCGGTATGATGCACATAATCAACGTGCTGAGGGGAGGAAAAGGTGAAAGAATCACCCAATATCAACATCATTTATTATCTACTTATGGCATCGGTAAAGATAAAACTGTCGGGGAGTGGAAACGTTTAAGTCGTTCCCTTGTCCAGCAAAATCTACTGGTAGAAACTGAAGACAATTTTAGAATCTTGAAACTTAATCAAAACAGTTGGGAAGTGATGCGGAAACAACGTTCCGTGTTTATTGCTGTCCCCCAAAAAGCTAACGGTCAAATCTTGGGAGACGACAATCCCAATACGCTGGAAAGTGATTTATTATTCGAGCGCTTGCGACAACTGCGGAAAAAAATTGCCGATAGTCAAGGGGTTCCTCCCTACGTTATTTTTCATGATTCTAGTCTGCGTTTGATGGCTCAATCAAAACCCCGGAGTTTAGGGGAGTTTCGTCAAATTTCTGGAGTAGTACAAAGCAAAGTGCAGCAGTATGGTGATATATTTATAGCGGCAATTAATGATTTTTGTCAGGATAGTCTTCCCTCTACTCAATTCCTCACTCTCCAATACTATCAAGATGGTTTGAATGCGGAAGAAATCGCTCGCAAAAGAAGCTTAAAAGTCTCAACCATCTATGAACATTTAGCTAAATTGCTGGAAGCGGGTTACGAAATTGATATTAATCAGTTAGTCTCTAAAAATAAACAGGAATATATTCGTTTAGCGATTAAAAAAGTGGGTGATCAATCCCTGAAAACTCTCAAAGAAAATCTGGGAGATAATTATAGTTATGAGGAAATTAAATTAGTTGTTGCTTGGCAAAGACGACCCCGGCAATAA
- the atpD gene encoding F0F1 ATP synthase subunit beta, whose translation MVATTETNVGKIVQIIGPVIDAEFPSGNLPRIYNALTVKGTNSAGQNLSVTCEVQQLLGDNQVRAVAMSTTDGLVRGMDIVDTGAAISVPVGKCTLGRIFNVLGEPVDEKGPVNVTETSPIHRPAPKLVDLEVTPTVFETGIKVIDLLTPYRQGGKIGLFGGAGVGKTVIMMELINNIAIQHGGVSVFGGVGERTREGNDLYNEMIESKVINADNPEESKIALVYGQMNEPPGARMRVGLSALTMAEYFRDVNKQDVLLFIDNIFRFVQAGSEVSALLGRMPSAVGYQPTLGTDVGDLQERITSTKEGSITSIQAVYVPADDLTDPAPATTFAHLDGTTVLSRGLASKGIYPAVDPLGSTSTMLQADIVGDEHYGTARAVQSTLQRYKELQDIIAILGLDELSEEDRLTVDRARKIERFLSQPFFVAEVFTGSPGKYVTLADTIKGFQMILKGELDSLPEQAFYMVGSIDEAIAKGAKLKKG comes from the coding sequence ATGGTAGCGACAACAGAAACTAACGTTGGTAAAATCGTCCAGATCATCGGTCCGGTCATCGATGCCGAATTTCCCAGTGGCAACCTGCCCCGTATTTATAATGCCTTAACCGTAAAAGGAACTAACTCCGCCGGTCAAAATTTATCCGTTACTTGTGAAGTACAACAGTTACTCGGTGACAACCAAGTGCGGGCCGTTGCCATGAGTACCACCGATGGTTTAGTGCGCGGTATGGATATCGTGGACACTGGCGCGGCGATTAGCGTTCCCGTGGGTAAATGCACCCTCGGTCGGATTTTTAACGTTCTTGGTGAACCCGTGGACGAAAAAGGACCGGTTAACGTCACCGAAACCTCTCCTATTCACCGTCCCGCTCCCAAATTAGTCGATCTTGAAGTAACACCGACGGTTTTTGAAACCGGTATCAAGGTGATTGACCTGCTCACCCCCTACCGTCAAGGGGGCAAAATCGGCCTCTTTGGGGGTGCTGGTGTGGGCAAAACCGTCATTATGATGGAATTAATCAACAATATCGCCATTCAACACGGGGGTGTCTCGGTTTTTGGCGGTGTGGGTGAAAGAACCCGCGAAGGAAACGACCTCTACAACGAGATGATCGAATCGAAGGTAATCAACGCTGATAACCCCGAAGAATCGAAAATCGCCCTCGTTTACGGTCAGATGAACGAACCCCCCGGAGCGAGAATGCGCGTCGGTCTCTCCGCTTTGACCATGGCCGAATACTTCCGCGATGTCAACAAGCAAGACGTACTCTTATTTATTGATAATATCTTCCGTTTCGTGCAAGCCGGTTCGGAAGTATCGGCGCTCCTCGGTCGGATGCCTTCTGCGGTAGGATACCAACCCACCCTCGGCACTGACGTAGGCGACCTGCAAGAGCGGATTACCTCCACCAAAGAGGGATCGATCACTTCCATCCAAGCGGTCTATGTACCCGCGGATGACTTGACTGACCCCGCTCCCGCTACTACCTTCGCTCACTTGGACGGAACAACAGTACTATCCCGGGGTCTGGCTTCCAAAGGTATCTATCCGGCGGTAGATCCCCTCGGTTCCACCAGCACCATGCTCCAAGCTGATATCGTCGGTGATGAACACTACGGCACCGCTCGCGCCGTCCAATCTACCCTGCAACGCTATAAAGAGTTACAGGACATCATCGCTATTCTCGGTTTAGACGAATTATCGGAAGAAGATCGTCTCACCGTTGACCGCGCTCGCAAAATTGAGCGTTTCCTCTCGCAACCTTTCTTCGTGGCGGAAGTTTTCACCGGTTCCCCGGGTAAATACGTTACCCTCGCTGATACGATCAAAGGCTTCCAGATGATCCTCAAAGGTGAACTCGATAGCTTACCCGAACAAGCGTTCTATATGGTCGGCAGTATCGATGAAGCGATCGCTAAAGGCGCAAAACTCAAAAAAGGCTAA